From a region of the Nitrospira sp. genome:
- a CDS encoding FAD-binding oxidoreductase, protein MTASPTLIVPIKTRAVAHDLRALLGAEKVKDDVPTITAYAVDASIYRIPPQAVVLVESEDDIAATVAYAVSRGIPLTPRAAGTNLTGSAIGSGIILDVSRLNRILEVNREERWARVQPGIVLAELNKQLGLQGLLFGPDPSSGDMCKLGGMVANNSSGPHTLRYGSVKDNVQSLRLCLTSSTWIEARAYALDDPSLERLLTTEPALRDVLVMTQAHADLIAAKRPTVSKNSCGYNVFGLADGLARGSFDLPKLFVGSEGTLGVVSEARLTLVDKPKSTLTALIHFRSLEEVGEAVPRLLTLRPSALEVMDANTLNLIGRGKHGIPADAAATLLVELDADSLDTDLRERADAMASVCRPYKLASEPTLAFDAERREQLWKARKALYPTLYRFDPKKKPINFVDDVVVPAERISELIRYLEEFFDGQRVPVAIFGHIGNGNAHIVPLLDVNDSGDFEKMVRAYQEVHATVLNRFGGSICGEHGDGRVRAEFVKTMFGEELYDLFVQVKKAFDPGNVLNPGIKLSEVPFTEHIDYTRLSKSCATCAKCNSVCPVYDVFQSEDMSSRGWFEIVTAKDYSYLNSKRVVEACLNCKSCRTICPAGVDVSDLILQKRAEHPNRLAGWIFRRQARGAAFESLLRFLGSTQQIWDRPFFRKLVERITAPIMKALAPTARLPHDLVLPKLAPRNLRDRYPHLIPGGTDSSPARPVAYFHGCAANYFDDGVGDAVIEVLKKHGVEPALPPQRCSGTPIQTYGHTDLVREGARFNLRSFAAYETIVTGCASCTLMLKDYPTLFPDGPERRQAEALAKKVVHISEFVARSSQHPATAKADGVTKRVTYHSSCHLRAAGVTKEPRQVLSSLPGVDFVEMQDADRCAGGAGTYVVKDYDTSQKIFERKARAIAQADADVVATSCPACMIQLKNGLGEAVEVKHVAQLLQDAYRAAEGEKS, encoded by the coding sequence ATGACGGCTTCACCCACTTTGATTGTGCCGATAAAAACTCGCGCCGTTGCCCACGATCTTCGCGCGCTGTTGGGCGCCGAGAAAGTCAAAGACGACGTGCCCACGATCACGGCGTATGCCGTGGATGCCAGTATCTATCGAATTCCTCCGCAGGCGGTCGTGCTGGTCGAGTCCGAAGATGATATCGCCGCGACCGTCGCCTATGCCGTCTCTCGAGGGATTCCACTCACGCCTAGGGCGGCCGGGACGAATCTGACCGGGTCCGCTATCGGTTCCGGCATCATCCTCGATGTGTCGCGTCTGAATCGAATCCTTGAAGTGAATCGGGAAGAGCGGTGGGCCAGGGTGCAGCCCGGGATCGTCTTGGCCGAATTGAACAAGCAGCTCGGCTTGCAGGGCCTGCTGTTCGGGCCTGACCCTTCGAGTGGGGACATGTGCAAGTTGGGCGGCATGGTCGCCAATAATTCGTCCGGGCCTCATACCTTGCGATACGGCTCGGTGAAGGACAATGTCCAAAGTCTCCGGCTCTGTCTGACCTCGTCGACGTGGATCGAGGCGCGAGCCTATGCCCTCGACGATCCTTCGCTAGAGCGCCTCCTGACGACGGAGCCGGCTCTGCGTGATGTTTTGGTCATGACCCAGGCCCATGCGGATCTCATCGCCGCGAAGCGGCCCACGGTCAGCAAAAATAGTTGCGGATACAATGTGTTTGGGTTGGCCGACGGACTTGCGCGGGGCTCTTTTGATCTCCCCAAGCTCTTTGTCGGAAGCGAAGGGACGCTGGGTGTGGTGAGTGAAGCCAGACTCACGTTGGTCGACAAGCCCAAGTCCACCCTGACCGCGCTCATTCATTTTCGAAGTCTCGAAGAGGTCGGGGAGGCCGTGCCGAGGCTCCTGACACTCCGGCCCAGCGCCTTGGAAGTCATGGATGCCAACACGCTCAACTTGATCGGTCGTGGAAAGCACGGCATTCCGGCTGACGCGGCGGCGACGTTATTGGTCGAGTTGGATGCGGATTCCCTCGACACCGATCTCCGCGAGCGGGCCGACGCCATGGCTTCCGTCTGCCGGCCCTACAAGCTGGCGTCGGAGCCGACGCTGGCATTCGATGCCGAGCGCCGGGAGCAGCTCTGGAAAGCGCGAAAGGCGCTGTACCCGACGCTTTATCGATTCGATCCCAAAAAGAAGCCGATCAATTTCGTCGACGACGTCGTCGTGCCGGCTGAACGCATCAGCGAGCTGATCCGGTACCTGGAGGAGTTCTTCGATGGACAGCGGGTGCCGGTGGCGATCTTCGGCCATATCGGCAACGGCAATGCGCACATCGTTCCCCTGTTGGATGTGAACGACTCCGGCGACTTCGAAAAAATGGTGCGTGCGTATCAGGAAGTCCATGCCACCGTGCTGAATCGGTTCGGCGGCTCGATTTGCGGCGAGCATGGCGACGGCCGTGTCCGCGCCGAGTTCGTCAAAACCATGTTCGGTGAGGAACTCTACGACCTCTTTGTGCAGGTCAAAAAGGCGTTCGATCCCGGGAATGTGCTCAATCCCGGCATCAAACTGAGCGAGGTCCCGTTCACCGAACATATCGACTACACCAGATTGTCGAAGTCCTGCGCGACCTGCGCCAAGTGCAATTCGGTCTGCCCCGTGTACGATGTTTTTCAATCCGAGGACATGAGCTCACGGGGCTGGTTCGAGATCGTCACCGCGAAGGATTACAGCTACCTCAACTCGAAGCGGGTGGTGGAAGCCTGTCTGAACTGCAAATCCTGCCGCACCATCTGTCCGGCGGGGGTGGACGTATCCGATCTCATTCTACAGAAGCGGGCGGAGCATCCGAACCGGTTGGCCGGTTGGATCTTCAGGCGGCAGGCGCGCGGCGCGGCCTTTGAGTCGTTGTTGCGGTTTCTGGGGAGTACGCAGCAGATATGGGACCGACCCTTCTTCAGGAAGCTGGTCGAACGGATCACGGCGCCGATCATGAAAGCCTTGGCCCCGACGGCACGCCTGCCGCACGACCTCGTGTTGCCGAAACTGGCCCCACGGAATTTACGCGATCGATATCCACATTTGATCCCGGGCGGGACAGACTCCTCGCCGGCACGGCCGGTGGCCTATTTCCATGGCTGCGCCGCCAACTATTTCGACGATGGGGTGGGGGACGCGGTCATCGAGGTGTTGAAAAAGCATGGAGTCGAGCCGGCTCTGCCGCCTCAACGCTGCTCGGGAACTCCGATTCAAACCTACGGACACACCGATCTTGTGCGTGAAGGAGCACGATTCAACCTTCGCTCGTTCGCCGCGTATGAAACGATCGTGACCGGCTGCGCGTCATGCACGTTGATGCTGAAGGACTATCCCACGCTCTTCCCGGATGGACCGGAACGCCGCCAAGCTGAAGCATTGGCCAAGAAGGTGGTGCATATTTCTGAATTCGTCGCTCGTTCTTCTCAACATCCCGCCACGGCCAAAGCGGATGGGGTTACGAAGCGCGTGACGTATCATTCATCGTGCCATCTTCGAGCAGCCGGGGTGACAAAAGAGCCGCGCCAAGTCCTGTCGTCCTTGCCCGGAGTCGACTTCGTGGAGATGCAGGATGCCGACCGTTGCGCCGGTGGCGCGGGAACCTACGTGGTGAAGGACTACGACACGTCGCAGAAGATCTTCGAACGAAAGGCCCGCGCGATCGCACAAGCAGACGCCGACGTGGTGGCGACGAGTTGTCCGGCGTGCATGATTCAATTAAAGAACGGATTGGGCGAGGCCGTCGAAGTCAAACATGTCGCCCAATTGCTGCAGGACGCCTATCGTGCTGCCGAAGGGGAGAAGAGCTGA
- a CDS encoding MoaD/ThiS family protein — protein MVSIQIFGQTLRAAVDEHEFEVPVTGSTTVKQLIEANPEQLGPLLQYIKNRQALITVNKKIGSEDSPVQDGDIVKLSFQSQTIYDGTRDIPI, from the coding sequence ATGGTTTCTATACAAATATTTGGACAAACGTTACGCGCGGCTGTCGATGAACATGAGTTCGAAGTGCCGGTTACCGGCTCGACGACCGTGAAGCAACTCATTGAGGCGAATCCTGAGCAACTGGGACCATTGCTACAATACATCAAAAACCGCCAAGCGCTCATCACCGTCAACAAGAAGATCGGAAGCGAAGATTCGCCCGTCCAGGACGGCGACATCGTCAAGCTGTCGTTCCAATCCCAAACCATCTACGACGGTACCCGCGACATTCCGATATAA
- a CDS encoding four helix bundle protein, with amino-acid sequence MKYKSFEDLPVWQAAIDLARRTYILTEHQAFRGHTGLRDQLERAALSVSHNIAEGFERGTTNELLAFLYIARGSSGEVRSMLCLLERIPSFSSLKSEIGALKSNCLSISRQLYGWIEQLKNSDITGQRHLNDKIRTRTAEKKDQEEFLKELARISQSVKPSEI; translated from the coding sequence ATGAAGTACAAGTCCTTCGAAGACCTTCCGGTGTGGCAAGCCGCCATCGACCTAGCTCGCCGCACATATATCCTCACTGAACATCAAGCCTTTCGAGGCCACACAGGATTACGTGACCAACTGGAGCGCGCTGCGCTGTCGGTCTCCCATAACATCGCCGAAGGATTCGAGCGTGGGACGACCAACGAACTGCTGGCATTCCTCTACATCGCTCGCGGCTCCTCCGGCGAAGTTCGCTCGATGTTATGTCTTCTTGAACGCATTCCGAGCTTCTCCTCTCTGAAATCTGAAATCGGTGCTCTGAAATCCAACTGCCTGAGTATCTCTCGGCAATTGTACGGCTGGATCGAACAGCTCAAGAATTCGGACATTACCGGCCAACGCCATTTGAATGACAAGATCAGAACCCGTACTGCAGAGAAGAAGGATCAAGAGGAGTTTCTCAAGGAATTGGCTCGCATCAGCCAATCGGTAAAACCTTCTGAAATATGA
- a CDS encoding outer membrane beta-barrel protein — protein sequence MRRRSLFVCLLVLGLWGLAWSGVSRAEWYIAGQGGFQFPQDLANVRGTGNFSGVTSNDLDLNNQAAFGIKGGRFLEGNLNWLGLEFDFSHSDANITEQRVTASAPILGVTQQNGRTPGVGLSVNHMTVNVIARYPGARIQPYIGVGGGIGVSLLRTAPQGETDVYPVFNVLVGTKVFLTKHVAFFTEYKHARATVDFSDHHFEGDLRTNWFMGGLAYHF from the coding sequence GTGCGTCGACGATCCCTGTTCGTCTGTTTGCTCGTGCTGGGTCTGTGGGGGCTCGCCTGGTCTGGGGTGAGTCGAGCGGAGTGGTACATCGCCGGTCAGGGCGGGTTCCAATTTCCGCAGGATCTGGCCAACGTGCGGGGAACGGGTAATTTCAGTGGGGTGACGTCGAACGATCTGGACCTCAACAACCAAGCGGCGTTCGGCATCAAGGGCGGGCGTTTCTTAGAGGGCAATCTCAACTGGCTGGGCCTGGAATTCGACTTTTCCCACAGCGACGCGAATATCACGGAGCAACGCGTCACGGCGAGTGCGCCGATCTTGGGCGTCACTCAACAGAACGGCAGAACGCCGGGCGTGGGCCTCTCGGTCAACCACATGACGGTGAACGTCATCGCGCGCTATCCGGGGGCACGCATTCAGCCGTATATCGGAGTCGGTGGTGGTATCGGCGTCTCCCTGTTGCGTACGGCGCCTCAAGGCGAAACCGACGTGTATCCGGTGTTCAATGTGCTCGTCGGCACGAAGGTGTTTCTGACGAAACATGTCGCGTTCTTCACCGAATACAAACATGCCCGGGCGACGGTCGACTTCTCCGATCATCACTTCGAAGGGGACCTCCGGACCAATTGGTTCATGGGCGGCCTGGCCTATCATTTTTAA
- a CDS encoding type II toxin-antitoxin system RelE/ParE family toxin yields the protein MRIIEYVDRHARSPFATWFNGLNAPAATKVTTALYQLVAGNWSNVKGVGGGVFERKIDFGPGYRVYFGKDGDRIIILLGGSSKQRQQQAIDAAQVRWTDYRRLNVKQNG from the coding sequence ATTCGGATCATCGAATATGTTGATAGGCACGCACGGTCGCCATTTGCCACATGGTTCAATGGACTCAATGCACCGGCTGCTACCAAGGTGACTACAGCCCTCTATCAGCTAGTCGCAGGAAACTGGTCCAATGTGAAGGGAGTTGGGGGAGGGGTGTTCGAAAGGAAAATCGATTTTGGCCCTGGGTACCGAGTGTATTTTGGGAAGGATGGAGACCGGATCATCATTCTCTTGGGCGGAAGTAGCAAGCAACGTCAGCAGCAGGCCATCGACGCAGCACAAGTGCGATGGACCGACTACCGGCGTCTGAACGTCAAGCAGAACGGCTAA
- a CDS encoding transcriptional regulator produces MTLTREFKETVAVRAQRDPRFREALFIEAINAYLAGETNVGKAVLRDLVNATVGFEELAVALHKPSKSLHRMLAPRGNPSTENFFGIIKALQKKTRVRLQVIAKAG; encoded by the coding sequence ATGACGCTCACGCGAGAATTCAAAGAAACCGTTGCGGTACGGGCGCAACGTGATCCTCGCTTTCGAGAAGCCCTCTTTATCGAAGCAATCAACGCCTATCTTGCAGGTGAGACCAATGTCGGCAAAGCGGTCTTACGCGATCTCGTCAATGCCACTGTCGGCTTTGAGGAATTGGCGGTTGCACTGCACAAGCCGAGCAAAAGCCTCCATCGGATGCTCGCTCCTCGCGGCAATCCCAGCACTGAGAACTTCTTCGGAATCATCAAGGCGCTTCAGAAGAAAACCCGAGTCAGGCTGCAGGTCATTGCAAAAGCAGGATGA
- a CDS encoding ribbon-helix-helix protein, CopG family, whose protein sequence is MPTDTRTTIYLKPKVYRALKVKAATTDRSVSDLVNAAVLESLRGDAVDLEAFDRRAKEPSRPFEKVLENLKRDGSYTGSTMLPVLWKSSKSVTGGKFTAKR, encoded by the coding sequence ATGCCGACAGATACCCGAACTACCATTTATTTGAAGCCCAAAGTCTATCGCGCGCTGAAGGTCAAAGCCGCCACGACCGATCGATCGGTTTCAGACTTAGTGAATGCCGCGGTGCTGGAATCTCTTCGTGGAGATGCTGTCGATCTGGAGGCGTTCGATCGCCGCGCGAAAGAACCATCCCGTCCGTTCGAAAAGGTGCTTGAGAACCTGAAGCGAGACGGATCGTATACGGGATCGACGATGCTGCCCGTCTTGTGGAAATCATCAAAATCGGTCACCGGCGGGAAGTTTACCGCTAAAAGGTGA
- a CDS encoding response regulator transcription factor codes for MKPKILVIDDSADSWALLNAVLQSHGYAPVWAADGMQAMSVARTHQPQAILLDLGLPGGDGFLILERLKANKFLSHVPVIVITVRPPNEGEEKALKLGAASYVQKPIKVDELIATLQQLLAPAK; via the coding sequence ATGAAACCCAAGATTCTGGTCATCGATGACAGTGCCGATAGCTGGGCCTTGCTGAATGCTGTCCTCCAATCGCATGGCTATGCGCCGGTGTGGGCGGCCGATGGGATGCAAGCCATGAGCGTGGCCCGGACGCATCAACCCCAAGCCATTCTGCTCGATCTGGGCCTGCCCGGAGGCGATGGTTTCCTCATCTTGGAACGGCTCAAAGCCAACAAGTTCCTGAGCCATGTGCCGGTGATCGTGATCACGGTCCGCCCTCCCAACGAGGGCGAGGAGAAGGCGCTGAAGCTGGGCGCCGCCTCGTATGTCCAAAAGCCCATCAAAGTCGACGAGCTGATAGCCACTCTCCAGCAACTCCTGGCTCCCGCAAAATAA
- a CDS encoding restriction endonuclease subunit S: MKLQPYPHYKPSGVEWLGDVPKHWEVKRLKWIGDSIIGLTYSPDELVNEEEGTLVLRASNIQDGRIVLDDNVFVSSEIPRKLRTRAHDLLICSRNGSRDLVGKTALITKQEEGLTFGAFTTIFRSASNDFAFWVFNSGLFKFQAGLYQTSTIYQLTIGTLNSFHVPMPPPVEQRAIAAFLEREMGRVDRLMAKKRDLIARLREKRTALISRTVTRGLPPTAARAAGLSENPLLKPSGLDWHGEIPKHWQVLPFTKYVAEKSDYRGKTPDKQPDGVFLVTARNVRMGFIDYESSQEFIAKEDYNEVMRRGLPKKGDILFTTEAPLGNVALVDREDIALAQRIIRFRMSPAHFDSEFILFAMMSDHFQVQLKSLSTGSTAEGLKASKLPILRLIAPPLPEQVAIATYLDKETAKLDALVGKVEEAVERLQEYRTALITAAVTGKIDVRMVTAP; encoded by the coding sequence GTGAAGCTCCAGCCCTATCCACACTACAAACCCAGCGGTGTGGAATGGCTGGGCGACGTACCGAAGCATTGGGAAGTAAAGCGGTTGAAATGGATTGGCGATTCGATCATCGGATTAACCTATTCACCTGATGAGCTGGTGAATGAAGAAGAAGGCACGCTTGTTTTAAGGGCTTCAAATATCCAGGACGGGAGGATTGTTCTTGATGACAATGTCTTCGTGTCGTCTGAAATTCCTCGAAAGCTGCGGACTCGGGCGCATGATCTCCTTATTTGTTCCCGGAACGGAAGCCGTGATTTGGTTGGGAAAACTGCGCTTATTACAAAACAGGAAGAAGGTCTGACTTTTGGGGCATTCACCACGATCTTCAGGAGCGCATCTAACGACTTTGCGTTCTGGGTTTTCAATTCAGGACTATTCAAATTCCAAGCAGGGCTTTACCAAACTTCGACGATTTATCAACTCACTATCGGAACATTGAACTCATTCCATGTTCCTATGCCACCTCCCGTTGAACAACGAGCCATCGCGGCGTTTCTCGAACGGGAGATGGGGCGGGTGGACCGGTTGATGGCTAAGAAGAGGGACTTGATCGCGCGGCTGAGGGAGAAACGCACCGCGCTCATCTCTCGCACCGTCACGCGCGGCCTACCGCCCACCGCAGCCCGTGCCGCCGGTCTCTCAGAAAACCCACTACTCAAACCGTCCGGCTTGGACTGGCACGGCGAAATTCCGAAACATTGGCAAGTGCTGCCATTCACGAAATATGTGGCGGAAAAATCTGACTACCGCGGAAAGACCCCGGACAAGCAGCCCGATGGCGTATTTCTTGTCACCGCAAGGAACGTTCGGATGGGATTTATCGATTACGAATCGTCCCAGGAGTTCATCGCCAAGGAAGACTACAACGAAGTGATGCGGCGAGGACTGCCGAAGAAAGGAGACATTCTGTTCACCACCGAAGCTCCGCTCGGAAATGTTGCGCTCGTGGACCGTGAGGACATTGCTTTGGCCCAGCGCATTATCCGTTTCCGAATGAGTCCGGCTCACTTTGATAGCGAGTTTATCTTGTTCGCAATGATGTCCGACCACTTCCAGGTTCAGCTCAAGTCGCTTTCGACTGGCTCAACGGCGGAAGGACTTAAGGCAAGTAAACTGCCCATCCTTCGACTCATAGCGCCGCCCCTCCCCGAACAAGTCGCCATCGCCACATATCTCGACAAGGAGACGGCGAAGCTAGACGCACTAGTGGGGAAGGTGGAGGAGGCGGTGGAGCGATTGCAGGAATACCGCACGGCCCTAATCACCGCCGCCGTGACGGGAAAGATTGATGTGCGGATGGTAACCGCGCCATGA
- a CDS encoding FRG domain-containing protein has translation MSTPFVIESFEEYLSTVRKELPKARIYFRGQNKIVNAGYLLKPSIGRYQKLESISLFQRDQVEREVLGVFTNHLLTYVRHLPRNDWEALAIAQQHGLPTRFMDWTTNPLVALYFAVRETKLDDNDVPLDSAVYVLTSEPLRFSDLGRPSEDSITPVPDSATTPVSIPSAYSDFGVDDTTMSETDTGSKISSATSAMGAVLAPEQKEVVKEEEGSLITPFEISENVIYHPPHVSPRIRAQDAVLLACHQPMLSLEEKDYLEIVIKHEAHDDIRRRLDQYGVFDKQLFPDLDGIAKWLKYRVFEIDGQC, from the coding sequence ATGAGCACGCCGTTCGTCATTGAGAGTTTCGAAGAATACCTTTCCACCGTCCGTAAGGAGTTACCAAAGGCGCGGATCTACTTCCGTGGTCAGAACAAAATAGTGAACGCGGGTTACCTTCTCAAACCATCCATCGGGCGATACCAGAAGCTGGAATCCATCTCACTGTTCCAGCGCGATCAAGTAGAGCGAGAGGTCCTCGGAGTATTCACTAATCATTTGCTCACCTACGTTCGCCACCTACCTCGCAATGATTGGGAAGCACTGGCTATTGCCCAGCAACATGGACTTCCTACGCGCTTCATGGATTGGACCACCAATCCGCTCGTCGCCCTATACTTCGCTGTTCGAGAAACGAAGCTAGATGATAATGACGTGCCCCTGGACAGCGCAGTGTATGTACTGACTAGCGAGCCGTTGCGTTTTAGTGACCTTGGTCGCCCAAGCGAAGATTCGATCACGCCTGTCCCTGATTCCGCGACAACTCCGGTGTCGATTCCCTCCGCTTATTCAGATTTCGGTGTCGACGACACCACCATGTCAGAAACTGATACTGGGTCAAAGATAAGTTCTGCAACTAGTGCTATGGGTGCTGTTCTAGCGCCGGAACAGAAAGAAGTGGTCAAAGAGGAGGAAGGGTCTCTGATAACCCCTTTTGAGATCAGTGAGAACGTCATTTACCATCCTCCGCATGTGTCGCCTCGTATCCGGGCGCAAGATGCGGTCCTCCTCGCTTGCCATCAGCCAATGCTTTCATTAGAGGAGAAGGATTATTTGGAGATAGTTATCAAGCACGAGGCTCATGATGACATCCGCCGTCGTCTTGACCAGTATGGGGTCTTTGATAAGCAACTGTTTCCAGATCTTGATGGAATCGCAAAATGGTTAAAGTACCGGGTATTTGAGATCGATGGCCAGTGTTAG